In one window of Tripterygium wilfordii isolate XIE 37 chromosome 1, ASM1340144v1, whole genome shotgun sequence DNA:
- the LOC120003838 gene encoding two-component response regulator ARR17-like isoform X2 — protein sequence MDNGDLPHVLAVDDNLIDRKLVERLLKSSSCKVTTAENGLRALEYLGLGGDEQNTMDGTTTSKVNLIITDYCMPEMTGYELLKKIKESQIMKEVPVVIMSSENVPTRINQIGA from the exons ATGGATAATGGAGATCTACCCCATGTTTTAGCAGTCGATGACAATCTCATCGATCGCAAACTCGTCGAAAGATtactcaaaagctcatcctgcAAAG TGACTACTGCAGAGAATGGACTGAGAGCATTGGAGTATTTAGGCTTGGGAGGTGATGAACAAAACACCATGGATGGAACTACT ACATCAAAAGTGAATCTGATAATCACAGATTATTGTATGCCAGAAATGACAGGCTATGAGTTGctcaagaaaataaaa GAGTCTCAAATCATGAAGGAGGTTCCAGTTGttatcatgtcatctgagaatgTCCCAACTC